One part of the Glycine max cultivar Williams 82 chromosome 14, Glycine_max_v4.0, whole genome shotgun sequence genome encodes these proteins:
- the LOC100799958 gene encoding uncharacterized protein, which translates to MECNKDEAARVKEIAERKFTEREYAGAKKFALKALNLFPALEGLSQLLTTLDVYICAENKIHGEMDWYGILGVYPYADEETVRKQYRKLALTLHPDKNKSPGAEGAFKLVSEAWSLLSDKVKRLAYNQNRRLEGFQDNAPNKNGYIKLNKNATSSMRTGNNDARAHPHPHTPSIPPPHTNAGTFWTICNKCKTHYEYLRTYLNQTLLCPNCKQAFVAIEKGPPPNVFKSSNWSSRQHHQKSSRQHSNVGRNHPVNPGRTGAVSQNLQSSGFSKPNFQWGPHSRMAGFVKKDGSSSVSAANVKQQSSETKRECEGVQSIAAWERNHMHKRSDVPFSNAEKPMKKMRTDDMYNTNHMTMRDGSSSLGHFYGSGKANVGAERIHVFSGTYKHYSTKELSLFELRNMLVDKAQTEIREKLLEWRSMAEARITNKDKGNERQKSTFNDKTTGPEKDSTINGNRHVDSDSIPVKSDDTEKEKAAYVTINVPDPDFHNFDLDRTENSFAEDQVWAAYDDDDGMPRYYARIHKVISTKPFRMRISWLNSRSNSELGPIDWVGAGFYKTCGDFRTGRHEITESLNSFSHKVRWTKGTRGVVRIFPGKGEVWALYRNWSPDWNENTPDEVIHKYDMVEVVEDFNEEEGLLVTPLVKVDGFRTVFHRRSHDQARKIPKVEIFQFSHQVPNYLLTGQEAHNAPKGCRELDPAATPLDLLQTTAEEALDNVGKSKEDTYPGSPENHAAGKGENASKPTREDMLDEDGKQDLKRKLVRCLKECF; encoded by the exons ATGGAGTGCAACAAAGATGAGGCAGCTAGGGTCAAAGAAATAGCAGAGAGGAAATTTACTGAAAGGGAATATGCTGGTGCAAAAAAGTTTGCTCTCAAGGCTCTAAATTTGTTTCCTGCACTGGAGGGTCTTTCCCAGTTGCTAACAACACTTGATGTTTATATCTGTGCCGAGAATAAAATACATGGAGAAATGGATTGGTATGGTATACTTGGAGTGTATCCATATGCGGATGAAGAGACAGTTAGGAAGCAGTACAGAAAGCTGGCTCTAACTCTTCACCCTGACAAAAACAAGTCTCCAGGTGCAGAAGGTGCATTCAAGCTTGTTTCAGAGGCGTGGAGTTTACTATCAGATAAGGTCAAAAGACTAGCATATAACCAGAACAGGAGATTGGAAGGATTTCAGGATAATGCTCCCAACAAGAATGGTTATATAAAACTTAACAAGAATGCAACTTCAAGCATGAGAACAGGAAATAATGATGCTCGGGCACATCCACATCCGCATACACCCTCCATTCCTCCTCCACATACAAATGCTGGTACCTTTTGGACTATCTGTAATAAGTGCAAGACACATTATGAGTATCTCAGGACATATTTGAATCAAACCCTTTTATGTCCCAATTGTAAACAAGCTTTTGTGGCTATAGAGAAGGGTCCGCCTCCCAATGTTTTCAAGTCATCTAATTGGTCTTCTCGGCAACATCATCAGAAGTCTTCTCGGCAACATTCCAATGTTGGAAGGAATCACCCTGTGAATCCAGGAAGAACTGGTGCTGTTTCTCAAAATTTACAATCCAGCGGTTTTAGTAAACCAAACTTCCAGTGGGGTCCTCACTCGAGAATGGCTGGCTTTGTTAAAAAAGATGGATCATCTTCTGTTTCAGCTGCAAATGTTAAGCAGCAGTCAAGTGAGACAAAAAGAGAATGCGAGGGAGTCCAGTCAATTGCTGCATGGGAGAGGAATCATATGCATAAGAGGTCTGATGTTCCTTTTAGTAATGCCGAAAAACCTATGAAGAAAATGAGGACAGATGATATGTACAATACAAATCATATGACCATGAGAGATGGATCAAGCAGTTTGGGCCATTTTTATGGATCAGGAAAAGCTAATGTGGGAGCAGAAAGGATTCATGTTTTTTCAGGTACTTACAAGCATTACAGCACAAAAGAGTTGTCATTGTTTGAATTACGAAATATGTTGGTTGATAAGGCACAGACTGAAATTCGCGAGAAACTTCTAGAATGGAGATCAATGGCTGAAGCTAGGATTACAAACAAGGACAAAGGAAACGAGAGACAGAAAAGCACATTCAATGACAAAACAACTGGTCCAGAGAAAGATTCCACTATTAATGGTAACAGGCACGTGGACAGTGATTCTATCCCAGTCAAATCTGATGATACTGAAAAGGAGAAGGCAGCCTATGTTACAATCAATGTTCCAGATCCCGATTTTCACAATTTTGACTTGGACAGAACTGAAAATTCTTTTGCGGAGGACCAGGTCTGGGCAgcttatgatgatgatgatggaatGCCTCGCTATTATGCTAGAATTCACAAGGTGATTTCCACAAAGCCATTTAGAATGCGAATCAGTTGGCTTAACTCTCGAAGCAACAGTGAATTGGGCCCAATAGATTGGGTAGGTGCTGGTTTTTACAAAACATGTGGGGATTTCAGGACTGGCAGACATGAAATAACTGAATCGTTAAATTCCTTTTCGCACAAGGTAAGGTGGACAAAAGGCACCAGAGGAGTTGTTCGCATCTTTCCTGGGAAGGGGGAGGTCTGGGCTCTCTATAGAAACTGGTCTCCTGATTGGAATGAAAATACTCCAGATGAAGTGATACACAAGTATGATATGGTGGAAGTGGTTGAAGATTTCAATGAAGAGGAAGGTTTATTGGTCACACCACTTGTTAAAGTTGATGGTTTTAGGACAGTGTTTCACAGGCGCAGCCATGATCAGGCAAGAAAGATTCCTAAAGTGGAGATATTTCAATTCTCTCATCAGGTTCCTAATTACTTGCTTACTGGGCAAGAAGCTCATAATGCTCCAAAGGGCTGCCGAGAGTTGGATCCAGCAGCTACTCCTTTAGACCTTCTTCAGACAACAGCTGAAGAGGCATTGGATAATGTCGGAAAATCAAAGGAAGACACTTACCCCGGGTCACCTGAAAACCATGCTGCTGGTAAGGGGGAGAATGCTTCAAAACCTACTAGAGAAGATATGTTAGACGAGGATGGTAAACAG GATTTGAAGAGGAAATTGGTGCGTTGCTTGAAGGAATGTTTTTGA